In one window of Eggerthella guodeyinii DNA:
- the secY gene encoding preprotein translocase subunit SecY, translating into MLSSIIDAFKVPELRKKILFTLAILALYRFGAYVPVPGIPFNEFANSFQDSGVSMTMLDLFTGGALSNFSVFSLGIMPYITASIIMQLMQGVIPAIGRWAKEGETGRRKITQITRYLTLGLGLINAVGYLLLFKSPQYGVVFSTAVPEVLTDVLVVFTLVAGTAFIMWMGELITQRGIGNGMSLIIFVSIVSRVPSAIFSSMNLTADTGMGIAITVLTLIVVLACIPAIIFVERAQRRIPVNYAKRVQGRKMMGGQSTYIPLKVNAAGVIPIIFASCLIYFPAQLAALFNVDWLTAVADAISTGWVNWILTVVLIVFFAYFYTSMVFNPEETADNLRKQGGFIPGVRPGTATVTYIKNVLHRVTLPGGIFIAAIAVVPTIIFYFTGNTLIQAFGGTSILIMIGVALDTMNKVESQLKMHNYDGFFK; encoded by the coding sequence TTGCTAAGCTCGATCATCGATGCATTCAAGGTACCGGAGCTGCGCAAGAAGATCTTGTTCACCCTGGCCATCCTCGCGCTGTATCGTTTCGGCGCGTACGTGCCGGTGCCCGGTATCCCGTTCAACGAGTTCGCGAACTCGTTCCAGGACTCGGGCGTGTCCATGACCATGCTCGACCTGTTCACGGGCGGCGCGCTGTCGAACTTCTCGGTGTTCTCGCTCGGCATCATGCCCTACATCACGGCGTCGATCATCATGCAGCTGATGCAGGGCGTGATTCCCGCCATCGGCCGTTGGGCCAAGGAGGGCGAGACGGGTCGTCGCAAGATCACCCAGATCACGCGCTACCTGACGCTGGGTCTCGGCCTGATCAACGCCGTGGGCTACCTGCTGCTGTTCAAGTCGCCGCAGTACGGCGTGGTGTTCTCGACGGCCGTGCCGGAGGTTCTCACCGACGTCCTCGTCGTGTTCACGCTCGTGGCGGGCACCGCGTTCATCATGTGGATGGGCGAGCTCATCACGCAGCGCGGCATCGGCAACGGCATGTCGCTCATCATCTTCGTGAGCATCGTGTCGCGCGTGCCGAGCGCCATCTTCTCGTCGATGAACCTGACGGCGGACACGGGCATGGGCATCGCTATCACGGTGCTGACCCTGATTGTGGTGCTTGCCTGCATCCCCGCGATCATCTTCGTGGAGCGCGCGCAGCGCCGCATCCCGGTGAACTACGCCAAGCGCGTGCAGGGTCGTAAGATGATGGGCGGCCAGTCCACCTACATTCCCCTCAAGGTGAATGCGGCGGGCGTCATCCCGATCATCTTCGCGAGCTGCCTGATCTACTTCCCGGCGCAGCTGGCGGCCCTGTTCAACGTGGACTGGCTGACGGCGGTGGCGGACGCCATCTCCACCGGCTGGGTCAACTGGATCCTCACGGTGGTGCTCATCGTGTTCTTCGCGTACTTCTACACCTCCATGGTGTTCAACCCGGAGGAGACGGCCGACAACCTGCGCAAGCAGGGCGGCTTCATCCCCGGCGTGCGCCCGGGCACGGCGACGGTGACGTACATCAAGAACGTGCTGCATCGCGTCACGCTGCCCGGCGGCATCTTCATCGCCGCCATCGCGGTCGTGCCGACGATCATCTTCTACTTCACCGGCAACACGCTCATCCAGGCGTTCGGCGGCACCTCGATCCTCATCATGATCGGCGTGGCCCTCGACACCATGAACAAGGTGGAAAGCCAGCTGAAGATGCACAACTACGACGGCTTCTTCAAGTAG
- the rpmD gene encoding 50S ribosomal protein L30: MADAKKTLRITQVKSSIGYKEDQGKTLRALGLGKINRTVDQVDNESVRGMIFKVKHLVKVEEI, from the coding sequence ATGGCTGACGCAAAGAAGACGCTGCGCATCACCCAGGTGAAGAGCTCCATCGGCTACAAGGAGGATCAGGGCAAGACGCTGCGCGCCCTGGGTCTCGGCAAGATCAACCGCACCGTGGACCAGGTGGACAACGAGTCCGTCCGCGGCATGATCTTCAAGGTGAAGCACCTTGTCAAGGTCGAGGAAATCTAG
- the rpsH gene encoding 30S ribosomal protein S8, whose translation MTMTDPIADMLTRVRNANSAGKPTVSMPSSKKLVEIARIMQEEGYVQGYDVVEGEPRATLEITLKYGDKKAKTIRGIKRISKPGLRIYAGKDELPRVLGGLGTAIISTSNGVMTDRDARKKGVGGEVIAYIW comes from the coding sequence ATGACCATGACCGACCCCATTGCAGATATGCTTACGCGCGTGCGTAACGCTAACTCTGCCGGCAAGCCGACGGTTTCCATGCCGTCGAGCAAGAAACTTGTCGAGATAGCCCGCATCATGCAGGAAGAGGGCTATGTCCAGGGCTACGACGTCGTCGAGGGCGAGCCGCGCGCTACGCTCGAGATCACGTTGAAGTACGGCGACAAGAAGGCCAAGACGATCCGCGGCATCAAGCGCATCTCGAAGCCCGGCCTGCGTATCTACGCGGGCAAGGACGAGCTGCCTCGCGTGCTCGGCGGCCTCGGCACGGCGATCATTTCGACGAGCAACGGCGTGATGACCGATCGCGACGCCCGCAAAAAGGGCGTTGGCGGCGAAGTCATCGCCTACATCTGGTAG
- the rplR gene encoding 50S ribosomal protein L18 — protein MNKLQKKQAALARRHRRVRGKIAGTAARPRVCVTRSNSNLYVQVIDDVAGKTICGVSTLGPDFKATGKNGATVEGAAALGEIVGKKAQESGVTEVVFDRGGNLYHGRIKALADAAREAGLKF, from the coding sequence ATGAACAAGCTTCAGAAAAAGCAAGCTGCGCTGGCTCGTCGCCATCGTCGCGTTCGCGGAAAGATCGCCGGTACGGCGGCCCGTCCCCGCGTGTGCGTCACGCGCAGCAACTCCAACCTGTACGTGCAGGTGATCGACGACGTCGCCGGAAAGACGATCTGCGGCGTTTCCACGCTCGGCCCGGACTTCAAGGCTACGGGCAAGAACGGCGCGACCGTCGAGGGCGCTGCCGCGCTCGGCGAGATCGTGGGCAAGAAGGCGCAGGAATCCGGTGTCACGGAAGTCGTGTTCGACCGTGGCGGCAACCTGTATCACGGGCGCATCAAGGCTTTGGCCGATGCTGCTCGCGAAGCAGGCTTGAAATTCTAG
- the rplO gene encoding 50S ribosomal protein L15: MELKDLKPAEGSRKPRKRVGRGPASGTGKTAGRGMNGQKSRAGGGKGAGFEGGQTPLARRLPKLPGFKNINHVEYLPVNVKRLEELFEAGDVVNGESLKAKGVIKHEDALVKVLGDGEITKALTVQVDKVSASAKTKIEAAGGKVEEPC; encoded by the coding sequence ATGGAACTCAAGGATCTCAAGCCGGCTGAAGGTTCGCGCAAGCCCCGCAAGCGCGTGGGTCGCGGTCCCGCGTCCGGCACCGGCAAGACGGCCGGCCGTGGCATGAACGGTCAGAAGTCGCGCGCTGGTGGCGGCAAGGGTGCCGGCTTCGAGGGTGGCCAGACGCCGCTCGCTCGTCGTCTCCCCAAGCTCCCGGGCTTCAAGAACATCAACCACGTGGAGTACCTGCCCGTCAACGTGAAGCGTCTCGAGGAGCTCTTCGAGGCCGGCGACGTGGTGAACGGCGAGAGCCTCAAGGCCAAGGGCGTCATCAAGCATGAGGACGCGCTCGTGAAGGTGCTCGGCGACGGCGAGATCACGAAGGCCCTCACCGTGCAGGTGGATAAGGTGTCTGCTTCGGCCAAGACGAAAATCGAAGCAGCTGGAGGAAAGGTCGAAGAGCCTTGCTAA
- a CDS encoding type Z 30S ribosomal protein S14, whose product MAKKSMVAKAKREPKFSTRQHNRCTRCGRPRAYYRKFGLCRICLRELANKGELPGVTKASW is encoded by the coding sequence ATGGCTAAGAAATCGATGGTCGCCAAGGCCAAGCGCGAGCCGAAGTTCTCGACGCGTCAGCATAACCGCTGCACGCGCTGCGGACGTCCCCGCGCCTACTACCGCAAGTTCGGCCTGTGCCGTATCTGCTTGCGCGAGTTGGCCAACAAAGGCGAACTGCCCGGCGTGACCAAGGCGTCGTGGTAG
- a CDS encoding L-cystine transporter translates to MSMDVALPTVGVLAVFVALLVVLKIMRSKGLSFTVRVFTALGLGIVLGLGIQLLLGRDGEAVTTALDWISIVGQGYIGLLKMLVMPLVFVAILGAFTRAEVTEHFGRIAAAVLAVLLGTVTIAAIVGWGATVLTGLTNAGFLDGATPDAAELSSLVSQQGQVSDLTLPQEILSFIPTNPFADLAGMRSTSTIAVVIFSAILGVAYLKLRDKDGEQADFFKRLVDSLYGIVMRVVAMVLGLTPYGILALIAKVMATSDYHAILGLGKFVLVSYGALLAVLGVHCLILLANRVNPVTYFKKAFPVLSFAFVSRSSAGALPLNIETQHRALGVDGASANLAASFGMSIGQNGCAGVYPAMLATIVAPTVGIDVLSPAFFVPLIVVVAISSFGVAGVGGGATFASLIVLGTMGLPIEVVAVLASVEPLIDMGRTALNVSDSMVAGITASHVTGNLDRAVLHDPEARVTADAHVG, encoded by the coding sequence ATGTCGATGGATGTCGCGCTACCGACCGTCGGCGTTCTGGCGGTATTCGTCGCGCTGCTCGTCGTGCTCAAGATCATGCGCTCGAAGGGCCTGAGCTTCACGGTGCGGGTGTTCACCGCCCTCGGCCTGGGCATCGTGCTGGGCCTGGGAATCCAGCTGCTGCTCGGCCGCGACGGCGAGGCCGTCACGACGGCGCTCGACTGGATATCCATCGTGGGGCAGGGCTACATCGGCCTGCTCAAGATGCTCGTCATGCCGCTCGTGTTCGTGGCCATCCTCGGCGCGTTCACGCGCGCGGAAGTCACCGAGCACTTCGGGCGCATCGCCGCCGCGGTGCTGGCCGTGCTGCTGGGCACGGTGACCATCGCCGCCATCGTGGGCTGGGGCGCCACGGTGCTCACGGGGCTCACGAACGCAGGCTTCCTCGACGGTGCGACGCCCGATGCCGCGGAGCTGTCGTCGCTCGTCTCCCAGCAAGGGCAGGTGAGCGACCTCACGCTGCCGCAGGAGATCCTCTCGTTCATCCCCACGAACCCCTTCGCCGACCTCGCGGGCATGCGCTCCACGTCCACCATCGCGGTCGTCATCTTCTCGGCCATCCTCGGGGTTGCGTACCTCAAGCTGCGCGACAAGGACGGCGAGCAGGCCGACTTCTTCAAGCGCCTCGTCGACAGCCTGTACGGCATCGTCATGCGCGTGGTGGCCATGGTGCTGGGGCTCACGCCCTACGGCATCCTCGCGCTCATCGCGAAGGTGATGGCCACGAGCGATTACCACGCCATCCTCGGGCTGGGGAAGTTCGTGCTCGTGTCGTACGGCGCGCTGCTGGCGGTGCTGGGCGTGCACTGCCTCATCCTGCTGGCGAACCGCGTGAACCCGGTGACGTACTTCAAGAAGGCGTTCCCCGTGCTGAGCTTCGCGTTCGTGTCGCGTTCGAGCGCGGGCGCGCTGCCGCTCAACATCGAGACGCAGCATCGGGCCCTCGGCGTGGACGGCGCGTCGGCGAACCTCGCGGCCAGCTTCGGCATGTCCATCGGGCAGAACGGGTGCGCGGGCGTGTACCCGGCGATGCTCGCCACCATCGTGGCGCCCACGGTGGGCATCGACGTGCTGTCGCCGGCGTTCTTCGTGCCGCTCATCGTCGTGGTGGCCATCAGCTCGTTCGGCGTGGCCGGCGTGGGCGGCGGTGCGACGTTCGCCTCGCTCATCGTGCTGGGGACGATGGGGCTGCCCATCGAGGTGGTGGCCGTCCTCGCATCGGTCGAGCCGCTCATCGATATGGGCCGCACCGCGCTCAACGTGAGCGACTCCATGGTGGCGGGCATCACCGCCTCGCACGTCACCGGCAACCTCGACCGCGCGGTGCTCCACGATCCCGAAGCGCGCGTGACCGCCGACGCCCACGTGGGCTAG
- the rplF gene encoding 50S ribosomal protein L6 yields the protein MSRIGKQPVTVPAGVDVTIDGNTVTVKGPKGELTRSFPSIMIIKREGDDVIVERPDDTREAKAYHGLVRTLIANMVEGVSTGFTKKLQLVGVGYRAALKGKDLELQLGFSHPVSIEAPENITFEVPSQTEIIVSGPSKEQVGQVAANIRKWRKPEPYKGKGIRYEGELVRRKLGKAAKGD from the coding sequence ATGTCTCGTATCGGCAAACAGCCCGTCACCGTTCCTGCCGGCGTCGATGTGACCATCGACGGCAACACCGTGACGGTGAAGGGCCCGAAGGGCGAGCTCACGCGCAGCTTCCCCTCCATCATGATCATCAAGCGCGAGGGCGACGACGTCATCGTCGAGCGTCCGGACGACACCCGCGAGGCGAAGGCCTACCACGGCCTCGTGCGCACGCTCATCGCCAACATGGTGGAAGGCGTGTCCACGGGCTTCACCAAGAAGCTCCAGCTCGTCGGCGTCGGCTACCGCGCCGCGCTCAAGGGCAAGGACCTGGAGCTGCAGCTCGGCTTCTCGCATCCGGTTTCCATCGAAGCCCCCGAGAACATCACGTTCGAAGTCCCGAGCCAGACCGAGATCATCGTGTCCGGCCCGAGCAAGGAGCAGGTCGGCCAGGTGGCCGCCAATATCCGCAAGTGGCGCAAGCCTGAGCCGTACAAGGGCAAGGGCATCCGCTACGAGGGCGAGCTCGTGCGCCGTAAGCTCGGCAAGGCCGCTAAGGGCGACTAA
- the nagB gene encoding glucosamine-6-phosphate deaminase produces the protein MEFIIADSTEDMSRRAADRIASFVEADPACVLGLATGTTPIGLYACLVDDCAQGKISFADVTTFNLDEYRGLDPEHDQSYRYFMKKHLFDHVDIDQARTHVPEGSNPDAEAVCAAYEQAIEEAGGIDLQLLGLGPNGHIGFNEPEDTFPKATHCVDLTESTIQANSRLFDRVEDVPRQAYTMGIGTIMAARSVLVVVEGSHKAEIVKQAFFGPVTPEVPASILQFHPDATVIVDPAAGALCK, from the coding sequence ATGGAATTCATCATCGCCGACAGCACCGAGGATATGAGCCGCCGGGCGGCCGACCGCATCGCATCGTTCGTCGAGGCCGATCCCGCGTGCGTGCTGGGCTTGGCCACGGGCACGACGCCCATCGGCCTGTACGCCTGCCTCGTTGACGATTGCGCGCAGGGCAAGATCAGCTTCGCCGACGTCACCACGTTCAACCTGGACGAGTACCGCGGCCTCGATCCCGAGCACGATCAGAGCTACCGCTACTTCATGAAGAAGCACCTGTTCGACCACGTGGACATCGACCAGGCGCGCACGCACGTTCCCGAGGGCTCGAACCCCGACGCCGAGGCCGTGTGCGCGGCCTACGAGCAGGCCATCGAGGAAGCGGGCGGCATCGACCTGCAACTGCTCGGCCTCGGGCCGAACGGGCACATCGGGTTCAACGAGCCCGAGGACACGTTCCCGAAGGCCACGCATTGCGTCGACCTCACCGAGAGCACCATCCAGGCGAACAGCCGCCTGTTCGACCGCGTCGAGGACGTGCCGCGCCAGGCGTACACGATGGGCATCGGCACCATCATGGCCGCGCGCAGCGTGCTCGTGGTGGTGGAGGGCTCCCACAAGGCGGAGATCGTGAAGCAGGCGTTCTTCGGCCCCGTGACGCCCGAGGTTCCGGCGTCCATCCTGCAGTTCCACCCCGACGCCACCGTCATCGTCGATCCGGCGGCGGGCGCGCTGTGCAAGTAA
- the nagA gene encoding N-acetylglucosamine-6-phosphate deacetylase, with the protein MLIKNGSVFNGEGFETRDVAVRGDRFAGAEAAPADGEVVDAAGCYVIPGFVDVHFHGCVGADLCDGTDEGLAAIARYEASRGVTAICPATMTYPEDVLTAIVSTAAAHEEAADEAALVGINMEGPFISPDKIGAQNPAYVQVPDAGMMLRVQQAAGGLVKLVDIAPEEEGALAFIDEMAGEIRVSIAHTMADYDCAREAFEHGARQLTHTYNAMPSLHHRKPGPIPAAFERDDVTAELIADGVHIHPAMVRMAFKLFGDDRMILISDSMRATGLEDGEYDLGGQNVIVRGNLATLADGTIAGSATDLASCVKWAVREADVPLASAVKAATANPARAIGIDAERGTIEEGKIADAVVLDENLEVKHVILRGNLLK; encoded by the coding sequence ATGCTCATAAAGAACGGAAGCGTGTTCAACGGCGAGGGCTTCGAGACGCGCGACGTGGCCGTGCGCGGCGACCGGTTCGCAGGAGCGGAAGCGGCCCCGGCCGACGGCGAAGTCGTCGATGCCGCGGGATGCTACGTGATCCCCGGGTTCGTCGACGTGCATTTTCACGGCTGCGTGGGAGCCGATCTGTGCGACGGCACCGACGAGGGCCTCGCCGCCATCGCCCGCTACGAGGCGAGCCGCGGCGTGACCGCCATCTGCCCCGCCACGATGACGTACCCCGAGGACGTGCTCACCGCCATCGTGAGCACCGCCGCTGCGCACGAGGAGGCTGCGGACGAGGCGGCGCTCGTGGGCATCAACATGGAGGGGCCGTTCATCTCGCCCGACAAGATCGGCGCGCAGAACCCCGCGTACGTGCAGGTTCCCGATGCGGGCATGATGCTCCGGGTGCAGCAGGCGGCGGGCGGCCTCGTGAAGCTCGTGGACATCGCGCCGGAGGAAGAGGGCGCGCTCGCGTTCATCGACGAGATGGCGGGGGAGATACGCGTGTCGATCGCGCACACCATGGCCGACTACGACTGCGCCCGCGAAGCGTTCGAGCACGGCGCGCGCCAGCTCACGCATACGTACAACGCCATGCCCTCGCTGCATCACCGCAAGCCGGGCCCCATTCCCGCCGCGTTCGAGCGCGACGACGTGACCGCCGAGCTGATCGCCGACGGCGTCCACATCCACCCCGCCATGGTGCGGATGGCGTTCAAGCTGTTCGGCGACGACCGCATGATCCTCATCAGCGACTCCATGCGCGCCACCGGTTTGGAGGACGGGGAGTACGACCTGGGCGGTCAGAACGTCATCGTGCGCGGCAACCTGGCCACGCTGGCGGACGGGACGATCGCCGGATCGGCCACCGATCTGGCCTCGTGCGTGAAGTGGGCGGTGCGCGAGGCGGACGTCCCGCTGGCAAGCGCCGTCAAGGCCGCCACCGCGAACCCGGCGCGCGCGATCGGCATCGACGCCGAGCGCGGCACTATCGAGGAGGGCAAGATCGCCGATGCGGTGGTGCTCGACGAGAACCTCGAGGTGAAGCACGTCATCCTGCGAGGCAACCTGCTGAAGTAG
- a CDS encoding cytochrome C oxidase Cbb3: MSRHRPAVIHFVKSALVIVAISLLLETFLFNINYFTSANYNTISLNDKLTLQETTDDQYKVTAVNHVLEFSNLNTEVHNVWLNFDYLQPAQELTVKIQFTDDAHHTYFDSTEYTVGVPEVGVSTFSDQSEYINLNTTGLVKNLRIEITGDDVSYPIKLSDVCINAHHPFDFNTTRFFVCMGLLALVFAFRPRSAIYRIGIVSEPRKSKAAIIATVAIEVCLFSSFMFLGSNLVGVATQSYNSGSWDGKSLINTFEVGGDNAQQYAELAKAMAHGQLYLEEEPPQWLQDSNDPYDKGARDEMQKETGESYLFDVAYYEGHYYVYFGVVPVILFYLPFYLITGANFPTAIGVLIAVVAFVLGCSALLDRFARYHFKRVSLGLYLLLQIPLVMCCGVLYLLKFPTFYSLPIALGLAFSVWGLYFWMKGRASAGPEKWYLAGSLCMALVAGCRPQLLVLSLLAFPLFWRTYITKRRLLTPRGAREFGCLIAPYLVVAAGLMAYNHARFGSFTDFGANYNLTVNDMTKRGWNVGRLAPALFAYFLQPPSATGVFPYLQPAPFDTTYMGQTIKEVTFGGIFACLPVLWVLPFARRILKLRINQRSTRTIAGVIIVLLLGGVIVALADAEMAGILQRYFADFSFMFLAAVVLLVFIVNENLKPGSTAQNLLMKVLLVLVAVSVLYSTLLCFVPETGWYSDVYPWAYRNIIEAAQFWT, encoded by the coding sequence ATGAGCAGGCACCGCCCGGCGGTGATCCACTTCGTCAAGAGCGCGCTCGTCATCGTGGCGATCTCGCTTCTGCTGGAGACGTTCCTGTTCAACATCAACTATTTCACGTCGGCGAACTACAACACCATCTCGCTGAACGACAAGCTCACCTTGCAGGAAACCACCGACGACCAGTACAAGGTGACCGCGGTGAACCACGTGCTGGAGTTCTCGAACCTCAACACCGAGGTGCACAACGTCTGGCTCAATTTCGACTACCTGCAGCCCGCGCAGGAGCTGACGGTGAAGATCCAGTTCACCGACGACGCGCACCACACGTACTTCGACTCCACCGAGTACACGGTGGGCGTGCCGGAGGTGGGGGTGTCCACGTTCAGCGACCAGAGCGAGTACATCAACCTCAACACCACGGGCCTCGTGAAGAACCTGCGCATCGAGATCACCGGCGACGACGTGAGCTATCCCATCAAGTTGAGCGACGTGTGCATCAACGCGCACCATCCGTTCGACTTCAACACGACGCGCTTCTTCGTCTGCATGGGGCTGCTGGCGCTCGTGTTCGCGTTCCGCCCGCGCTCCGCCATCTACCGCATCGGCATCGTCAGCGAGCCGCGCAAGTCGAAGGCCGCCATCATCGCCACGGTGGCCATCGAGGTGTGCCTGTTCAGCTCGTTCATGTTCCTGGGGTCGAACCTCGTGGGCGTCGCCACGCAAAGCTACAACAGCGGCTCGTGGGACGGCAAGAGCCTCATCAACACGTTCGAGGTGGGCGGCGACAACGCGCAGCAGTACGCGGAGCTTGCGAAGGCCATGGCGCACGGGCAGCTGTACCTGGAGGAGGAGCCGCCGCAGTGGCTGCAGGACTCCAACGACCCCTACGACAAGGGCGCGCGCGACGAGATGCAGAAGGAGACGGGGGAGTCCTACCTCTTCGACGTGGCGTACTACGAGGGTCACTACTACGTGTACTTCGGCGTGGTGCCGGTCATCCTGTTCTACCTTCCGTTCTACCTGATCACGGGTGCGAACTTCCCCACGGCCATCGGCGTGCTCATCGCGGTGGTGGCCTTCGTGCTGGGATGCTCGGCGCTGTTGGACCGGTTCGCGCGCTACCACTTCAAGCGGGTGAGCCTGGGGCTGTATCTGCTGCTGCAGATACCGCTCGTCATGTGCTGCGGCGTGCTGTACCTGCTGAAGTTCCCGACGTTCTACTCGCTGCCCATCGCGCTGGGCCTGGCGTTCTCGGTGTGGGGCCTGTACTTCTGGATGAAGGGGCGCGCCTCGGCGGGGCCTGAGAAGTGGTACCTCGCGGGATCGCTGTGCATGGCGCTCGTGGCGGGCTGCCGTCCGCAGCTGCTCGTGCTGTCGCTGCTGGCCTTCCCGCTGTTCTGGCGCACGTACATCACGAAACGCCGGCTGCTCACGCCGCGCGGCGCGCGCGAATTCGGCTGCCTGATCGCGCCCTACCTCGTGGTGGCTGCGGGGCTGATGGCGTACAACCACGCGCGCTTCGGCTCGTTCACGGACTTTGGCGCGAACTACAACCTCACGGTGAACGACATGACGAAGCGCGGCTGGAACGTCGGCCGCCTGGCCCCGGCGCTGTTCGCGTACTTCCTGCAGCCGCCGAGCGCGACGGGCGTGTTCCCGTACCTGCAGCCGGCCCCGTTCGACACCACGTACATGGGGCAGACCATCAAGGAAGTCACCTTCGGCGGCATCTTCGCGTGCCTGCCGGTGCTGTGGGTGCTGCCGTTCGCGCGCCGCATCCTCAAGCTGCGCATCAACCAGCGTTCCACCCGCACCATCGCGGGCGTCATCATCGTGCTGCTGCTGGGCGGCGTCATCGTGGCGCTCGCCGACGCGGAGATGGCCGGCATCCTGCAACGGTACTTCGCCGACTTCAGCTTCATGTTCCTGGCGGCGGTGGTGCTGCTCGTGTTCATCGTGAACGAGAACTTGAAACCGGGTTCCACCGCGCAGAACCTGCTCATGAAGGTGCTGCTCGTGCTCGTGGCCGTTTCGGTGCTGTACAGCACGCTGCTGTGCTTCGTGCCGGAAACGGGTTGGTACTCCGACGTGTACCCTTGGGCATATCGGAATATCATCGAAGCCGCGCAGTTCTGGACGTAG
- the rpsE gene encoding 30S ribosomal protein S5 has product MARNKQDNAAVPELQERVVYINRVSKVVKGGRRFALTALVVVGDGNGRVGVGMGKSQEVPIAIKKGVEDAKKNMFSVPLTAEKTLPHEIIGEYGAGRVLIKPATPGTGVIAGGAARAVMELAGVTDCFAKSLGTDNVMNVVKATAEGLKSMESPEQVAERRGLSVAQIYGWKEKN; this is encoded by the coding sequence ATGGCTCGTAACAAACAAGACAACGCCGCGGTCCCCGAGCTTCAGGAACGCGTCGTCTACATCAACCGCGTGTCCAAGGTCGTCAAGGGCGGCCGCCGCTTCGCGCTTACCGCGCTCGTGGTGGTCGGCGACGGCAACGGCCGCGTCGGCGTGGGCATGGGCAAGTCCCAGGAAGTGCCGATCGCCATCAAGAAGGGCGTCGAGGACGCGAAGAAGAACATGTTCAGCGTGCCGCTGACGGCCGAGAAGACGCTGCCGCATGAGATCATCGGCGAGTACGGCGCCGGCCGCGTGCTCATCAAGCCGGCTACGCCCGGTACCGGCGTTATCGCCGGCGGCGCGGCCCGTGCGGTCATGGAGCTCGCCGGCGTGACCGACTGCTTCGCGAAGTCGCTCGGCACCGACAACGTGATGAACGTGGTCAAGGCCACCGCCGAGGGCCTCAAGAGCATGGAGAGCCCCGAGCAGGTCGCGGAGCGCCGCGGTCTGTCCGTCGCTCAGATCTACGGCTGGAAGGAGAAGAACTAA
- a CDS encoding adenylate kinase, which produces MNIVLLGAPGAGKGTQAAKLVEEFGTPHISTGDMLRAAVKAGTPLGQKAKSYMDAGDLVPDDVIIGLVTERLQDPDTEKGFILDGFPRTSAQAVALDAELSKLGRPLDAALLVDVDPEVIVKRLTSRRMCRDCNYIGTAADETCPKCGGEMYQRDDDNEATVRNRLDVYEKSTAPLIDYYRGCDLLVSIDGDRDPNVVYGDVKQALGL; this is translated from the coding sequence ATGAATATCGTGTTGTTGGGGGCGCCGGGTGCCGGTAAGGGCACGCAGGCGGCCAAGCTGGTCGAAGAGTTCGGTACGCCGCATATCTCCACGGGCGACATGCTCCGCGCCGCCGTGAAGGCCGGCACGCCGTTGGGCCAGAAGGCGAAGTCCTACATGGACGCGGGCGATCTCGTGCCCGACGACGTCATCATCGGCCTCGTCACCGAGCGTCTGCAGGACCCGGATACCGAGAAGGGCTTCATCCTCGACGGCTTCCCGCGCACGTCCGCCCAGGCGGTCGCGCTCGACGCCGAGCTGTCCAAGCTGGGCCGCCCGCTCGACGCGGCGCTGCTCGTGGACGTGGACCCCGAGGTCATCGTCAAGCGCCTCACCTCGCGCCGCATGTGCCGCGACTGCAACTACATCGGCACGGCAGCCGACGAGACGTGCCCCAAGTGCGGCGGCGAGATGTACCAGCGCGACGACGACAACGAGGCCACGGTGCGCAACCGCCTCGACGTGTACGAGAAGTCCACGGCGCCGCTGATCGACTACTACCGCGGCTGCGATCTGCTCGTCTCCATCGACGGCGACCGCGACCCGAACGTGGTGTACGGCGACGTGAAGCAGGCGCTGGGCCTGTAA